The following coding sequences are from one Gossypium hirsutum isolate 1008001.06 chromosome A12, Gossypium_hirsutum_v2.1, whole genome shotgun sequence window:
- the LOC107897730 gene encoding phosphatidylinositol 4-kinase beta 1 isoform X3, translating to MVRLLGLSRGESDESPREITTSRTPLTSESGENGWLIRFFDSAFFCEWIAVSYLYKHDHAGVRDYLCNRMYTLPLSGIESYLFQICYMMVHKPSPSLDKFVIDMCSKSLKMAMKVHWFLLAELEDSDDNEGLSRIQEKCQIAATLMGEWPPLVRPPNAGSSPGSKNQVLNRFLSSKQLFLSLTSSPSTQRSLSSPSSGNHLQEDGGNQLSPEENKIFKKFIPGPKVRDAFLFRKLAEKDEEENEKDGFFKRILRDSRGGEDEDLTSSSDGFFKRLLKDSKGEEEEMTSSSEGFFKKLFRDSKSDSDDKMVSKPAEDDEKEGFFKKLFKDKFEDKKDVNDRIDDVHMVNSAEKASKSGEDDEKEGFFRKLFKDKSEDKKDGNDKNDDGEEEDSSDFSLFRRLFRVHPEENKTSTANEGSNSDSLFESSPGTENFFRKLFRDRDRSIEDSELLNAKKHKEKHPGSPKQQNDRSNSKPPLPNSSVSQFRKGAYHDSLYFVQSLCDTSYGLVDVFPIEDRKTALCESLAEINLHLAEAQNNGGVCFPMGKGMYRVVHIPEDEAVLLNSREKAPYLICVEVLKCELQSTKDTSNAQKLSRGGIPLANGDALLQKPPPWAYPLWTAQEVYRNSSDRMSSSTAQAIDQAMTHKSDAKVKFVNVSFSVEKLTISQLGSIDAPDPQCSMHRCNLSAVSVQGGQVLTQKLKDVPASDMEWVRVVLTADPRLRMEDIEGQGRPRRKEHRRVPSTVAIEEVKAAAAKGEAPPGLPLKGAGQDSSDAQPRANGGVPKAGDALSGELWEVKKERIRKASIYGKLPGWDLRSVIVKSGDDCRQEHLAVQLISHFYDIFQEAGLPLWLRPYEVLVTSSYTALIETIPDTASLHSIKSRYPNLSSLREFFAAKYQENSPSFKLAQIKSKPYVTT from the exons ATGGTGAGACTTCTAGGACTAAGTCGAGGAGAATCGGATGAGTCACCTCGTGAAATCACCACCTCCAGGACTCCTTTAACAAGCGAGTCAGGTGAAAATGGGTGGCTTATCAGATTCTTTGACTCGGCGTTTTTCTGTGAGTGGATCGCCGTCAGCTATCTTTACAAGCATGATCATGCCGGGGTACGAGATTATCTGTGTAACAGGATGTACACGCTACCATTATCTGGAATCGAAAGCTATCTGTTCCAGATTTGTTACATGATGGTGCATAAGCCAAGCCCTTCATTGGATAAGTTCGTTATTGATATGTGctcaaaatcactaaaaatggcaATGAAGGTGCATTGGTTTTTGTTGGCTGAGTTAGAGGATTCAGATGATAATGAAGGGCTtagtaggattcaagaaaagtgTCAAATTGCTGCTACTTTGATGGGTGAGTGGCCTCCCCTTGTGCGGCCACCCAATGCAGGGTCAAGTCCGGGGAGTAAAAATCAAGTATTGAATCGGTTCCTATCCTCGAAACAGCTGTTTTTGTCATTGACTTCTTCACCTTCTACACAGAGATCATTGTCCTCCCCATCTTCAGGGAACCATTTGCAGGAAGATGGTGGCAATCAGTTGTCTCCAGAGGAGAATaagatttttaaaaagtttattcCAGGTCCTAAAGTCAGAGATGCCTTTTTGTTTAGGAAGTTAGCTGAGAAAGATGAAGAGGAGAACGAAAAGGATGGATTTTTCAAGAGGATTTTGAGGGACAGCAGAGGGGGAGAGGATGAGGATTTGACATCAAGCTCAGatgggttctttaagaggcttttAAAGGATAGTAAAGGAGAGGAGGAAGAAATGACTTCTAGTTCGGAAGGGTTTTTTAAGAAATTGTTTCGAGACAGTAAGAGTGATTCTGATGATAAAATGGTTTCTAAGCCTGCAGAAGATGATGAGAAAGAGGGGTTTTTTAAGAAgttatttaaagataaatttgaggATAAGAAAGATGTTAATGATAGAATTGATGATGTACATATGGTGAACTCGGCAGAAAAAGCTTCAAAATCAGgtgaagatgatgaaaaagagGGTTTTTTCAGGAAACTTTTTAAGGATAAATCTGAGGACAAGAAAGATGGGAATGATAAGAATGATGATGGTGAGGAAGAAGATTCTTCAGATTTCTCACTGTTCCGAAGACTGTTCCGAGTGCATCCTGAAGAGAATAAAACTAGTACAGCCAATGAAGGCAGCAACAGTGACAGTTTGTTTGAGAGCAGTCCAGGGACTGAGAACTTCTTCCGCAAGCTTTTTAGGGATCGGGATCGTTCAATTGAAGATTCAGAGCTGTTAAATGCAAAGAAGCACAAAGAG AAGCATCCTGGTTCACCTAAGCAACAGAATGATAGATCGAATTCCAAACCCCCACTTCCAAATAGTTCTGTATCTCAATTCCGAAAAGGGGCTTATCATGATTCATTGTATTTTGTACAGTCATTATGTGACACATCATATGGCTTGGTGGATGTTTTTCCAATTGAAGATCGTAAAACTGCTCTTTGTGAG TCGCTTGCAGAGATTAATTTACATCTAGCTGAGGCCCAAAACAATGGAG GAGTTTGCTTTCCAATGGGAAAAGGGATGTATCGTGTGGTTCATATTCCTGAAGATGAAGCTGTTCTTTTGAATTCTAGGGAAAAAGCACCTTACCTGATCTGCGTTGAAGTTTTGAAATGTGAATTGcagag TACAAAGGATACATCTAATGCTCAGAAACTTTCTAGAGGAGGAATCCCTCTAGCGAATGGTGATGCGTTACTCCAAAAGCCGCCTCCATGGGCTTATCCTTTATGGACTGCTCAAGAGGTGTACCGAAATAGTAGTGATAGGATGTCAAGTTCCACTGCACAAGCCATTGACCAAGCAATGACACATAAGTCTGATGCAAAAGTGAAATTTGTCAATGTGAGTTTCTCTGTAGAAAAGCTAACAATCAGCCAGTTGGGGAGTATTGATGCACCTGATCCACAGTGTAGCATGCATCGTTGCAATTTGAGTGCTGTTTCGGTTCAAGGTGGACAAGTTTTAACTCAAAAACTAAAAGATGTGCCTGCTAGTGATATGGAGTGGGTAAGGGTGGTGCTGACAGCGGATCCTCGGCTCCGAATGGAAGACATTGAGGGACAAGGACGACCCCGTCGAAAGGAACACCGTCGTGTTCCAAGTACAGTTGCCATAGAGGAAGTAAAG GCAGCTGCTGCAAAGGGAGAAGCTCCTCCTGGACTCCCTTTGAAAGGGGCTGGTCAGGATTCATCAGATGCACAACCAAGG GCCAATGGGGGTGTGCCTAAAGCTGGCGATGCATTATCTGGTGAACTTTGGGAGGTGAAGAAGGAGAGAATACGGAAAGCTTCAATATATGGAAAGTTACCTGGTTGGGACCTACGTTCT GTTATTGTGAAGAGTGGGGATGATTGTAGGCAAGAGCACCTTGCTGTGCAGCTTATCTCTCATTTTTATG ATATATTTCAAGAAGCTGGTCTTCCGCTGTGGTTGCGAccttatgaagttttagttacaTCTTCTTACACAGCTCTTATTGAAACAATTCCAGATACG GCCTCTCTTCATTCTATCAAAAGCAGATATCCCAATTTATCTAGCTTACGTGAATTCTTTGCTGCTAAGTATCAGGAAAATTCTCCAAGTTTTAAATTGGCACAG ATAAAATCCAAGCCTTATGTGACTACGTAA
- the LOC107897730 gene encoding phosphatidylinositol 4-kinase beta 1 isoform X1: MVRLLGLSRGESDESPREITTSRTPLTSESGENGWLIRFFDSAFFCEWIAVSYLYKHDHAGVRDYLCNRMYTLPLSGIESYLFQICYMMVHKPSPSLDKFVIDMCSKSLKMAMKVHWFLLAELEDSDDNEGLSRIQEKCQIAATLMGEWPPLVRPPNAGSSPGSKNQVLNRFLSSKQLFLSLTSSPSTQRSLSSPSSGNHLQEDGGNQLSPEENKIFKKFIPGPKVRDAFLFRKLAEKDEEENEKDGFFKRILRDSRGGEDEDLTSSSDGFFKRLLKDSKGEEEEMTSSSEGFFKKLFRDSKSDSDDKMVSKPAEDDEKEGFFKKLFKDKFEDKKDVNDRIDDVHMVNSAEKASKSGEDDEKEGFFRKLFKDKSEDKKDGNDKNDDGEEEDSSDFSLFRRLFRVHPEENKTSTANEGSNSDSLFESSPGTENFFRKLFRDRDRSIEDSELLNAKKHKEKHPGSPKQQNDRSNSKPPLPNSSVSQFRKGAYHDSLYFVQSLCDTSYGLVDVFPIEDRKTALCESLAEINLHLAEAQNNGGVCFPMGKGMYRVVHIPEDEAVLLNSREKAPYLICVEVLKCELQSTKDTSNAQKLSRGGIPLANGDALLQKPPPWAYPLWTAQEVYRNSSDRMSSSTAQAIDQAMTHKSDAKVKFVNVSFSVEKLTISQLGSIDAPDPQCSMHRCNLSAVSVQGGQVLTQKLKDVPASDMEWVRVVLTADPRLRMEDIEGQGRPRRKEHRRVPSTVAIEEVKAAAAKGEAPPGLPLKGAGQDSSDAQPRANGGVPKAGDALSGELWEVKKERIRKASIYGKLPGWDLRSVIVKSGDDCRQEHLAVQLISHFYDIFQEAGLPLWLRPYEVLVTSSYTALIETIPDTASLHSIKSRYPNLSSLREFFAAKYQENSPSFKLAQRNFVESMAGYSLVCYLLQVKDRHNGNLLLDEEGHLIHIDFGFMLSNSPGGVNFESAPFKLTRELLEVMDSDAEGVPSEFFDYFKVLCIQGFLTCRKHAECIILLVEMLQDSGYPCFKGGPRAIQNLRKRFHLSLTEEQCVSLVLSLISSSLDAWRTRQYDYYQRVLNGIL; the protein is encoded by the exons ATGGTGAGACTTCTAGGACTAAGTCGAGGAGAATCGGATGAGTCACCTCGTGAAATCACCACCTCCAGGACTCCTTTAACAAGCGAGTCAGGTGAAAATGGGTGGCTTATCAGATTCTTTGACTCGGCGTTTTTCTGTGAGTGGATCGCCGTCAGCTATCTTTACAAGCATGATCATGCCGGGGTACGAGATTATCTGTGTAACAGGATGTACACGCTACCATTATCTGGAATCGAAAGCTATCTGTTCCAGATTTGTTACATGATGGTGCATAAGCCAAGCCCTTCATTGGATAAGTTCGTTATTGATATGTGctcaaaatcactaaaaatggcaATGAAGGTGCATTGGTTTTTGTTGGCTGAGTTAGAGGATTCAGATGATAATGAAGGGCTtagtaggattcaagaaaagtgTCAAATTGCTGCTACTTTGATGGGTGAGTGGCCTCCCCTTGTGCGGCCACCCAATGCAGGGTCAAGTCCGGGGAGTAAAAATCAAGTATTGAATCGGTTCCTATCCTCGAAACAGCTGTTTTTGTCATTGACTTCTTCACCTTCTACACAGAGATCATTGTCCTCCCCATCTTCAGGGAACCATTTGCAGGAAGATGGTGGCAATCAGTTGTCTCCAGAGGAGAATaagatttttaaaaagtttattcCAGGTCCTAAAGTCAGAGATGCCTTTTTGTTTAGGAAGTTAGCTGAGAAAGATGAAGAGGAGAACGAAAAGGATGGATTTTTCAAGAGGATTTTGAGGGACAGCAGAGGGGGAGAGGATGAGGATTTGACATCAAGCTCAGatgggttctttaagaggcttttAAAGGATAGTAAAGGAGAGGAGGAAGAAATGACTTCTAGTTCGGAAGGGTTTTTTAAGAAATTGTTTCGAGACAGTAAGAGTGATTCTGATGATAAAATGGTTTCTAAGCCTGCAGAAGATGATGAGAAAGAGGGGTTTTTTAAGAAgttatttaaagataaatttgaggATAAGAAAGATGTTAATGATAGAATTGATGATGTACATATGGTGAACTCGGCAGAAAAAGCTTCAAAATCAGgtgaagatgatgaaaaagagGGTTTTTTCAGGAAACTTTTTAAGGATAAATCTGAGGACAAGAAAGATGGGAATGATAAGAATGATGATGGTGAGGAAGAAGATTCTTCAGATTTCTCACTGTTCCGAAGACTGTTCCGAGTGCATCCTGAAGAGAATAAAACTAGTACAGCCAATGAAGGCAGCAACAGTGACAGTTTGTTTGAGAGCAGTCCAGGGACTGAGAACTTCTTCCGCAAGCTTTTTAGGGATCGGGATCGTTCAATTGAAGATTCAGAGCTGTTAAATGCAAAGAAGCACAAAGAG AAGCATCCTGGTTCACCTAAGCAACAGAATGATAGATCGAATTCCAAACCCCCACTTCCAAATAGTTCTGTATCTCAATTCCGAAAAGGGGCTTATCATGATTCATTGTATTTTGTACAGTCATTATGTGACACATCATATGGCTTGGTGGATGTTTTTCCAATTGAAGATCGTAAAACTGCTCTTTGTGAG TCGCTTGCAGAGATTAATTTACATCTAGCTGAGGCCCAAAACAATGGAG GAGTTTGCTTTCCAATGGGAAAAGGGATGTATCGTGTGGTTCATATTCCTGAAGATGAAGCTGTTCTTTTGAATTCTAGGGAAAAAGCACCTTACCTGATCTGCGTTGAAGTTTTGAAATGTGAATTGcagag TACAAAGGATACATCTAATGCTCAGAAACTTTCTAGAGGAGGAATCCCTCTAGCGAATGGTGATGCGTTACTCCAAAAGCCGCCTCCATGGGCTTATCCTTTATGGACTGCTCAAGAGGTGTACCGAAATAGTAGTGATAGGATGTCAAGTTCCACTGCACAAGCCATTGACCAAGCAATGACACATAAGTCTGATGCAAAAGTGAAATTTGTCAATGTGAGTTTCTCTGTAGAAAAGCTAACAATCAGCCAGTTGGGGAGTATTGATGCACCTGATCCACAGTGTAGCATGCATCGTTGCAATTTGAGTGCTGTTTCGGTTCAAGGTGGACAAGTTTTAACTCAAAAACTAAAAGATGTGCCTGCTAGTGATATGGAGTGGGTAAGGGTGGTGCTGACAGCGGATCCTCGGCTCCGAATGGAAGACATTGAGGGACAAGGACGACCCCGTCGAAAGGAACACCGTCGTGTTCCAAGTACAGTTGCCATAGAGGAAGTAAAG GCAGCTGCTGCAAAGGGAGAAGCTCCTCCTGGACTCCCTTTGAAAGGGGCTGGTCAGGATTCATCAGATGCACAACCAAGG GCCAATGGGGGTGTGCCTAAAGCTGGCGATGCATTATCTGGTGAACTTTGGGAGGTGAAGAAGGAGAGAATACGGAAAGCTTCAATATATGGAAAGTTACCTGGTTGGGACCTACGTTCT GTTATTGTGAAGAGTGGGGATGATTGTAGGCAAGAGCACCTTGCTGTGCAGCTTATCTCTCATTTTTATG ATATATTTCAAGAAGCTGGTCTTCCGCTGTGGTTGCGAccttatgaagttttagttacaTCTTCTTACACAGCTCTTATTGAAACAATTCCAGATACG GCCTCTCTTCATTCTATCAAAAGCAGATATCCCAATTTATCTAGCTTACGTGAATTCTTTGCTGCTAAGTATCAGGAAAATTCTCCAAGTTTTAAATTGGCACAG AGAAATTTTGTTGAAAGTATGGCTGGGTATTCCCTTGTGTGCTATCTTCTGCAG GTGAAAGATAGGCATAATGGAAATCTGCTACTGGATGAAGAAGGTCACTTGATCCATATAGATTTTGGCTTCATGCTCTCCAATTCACCTGGGGGTGTAAATTTTGAGAGTGCACCATTCAAATTAACCCGTGAGCTTCTTGAG GTCATGGATTCTGATGCTGAGGGAGTGCCAAGTGAATTTTTTGACTACTTTAAG GTATTGTGCATCCAAGGCTTCCTGACCTGCCGTAAGCATGCAGAGTGCATAATTCTTCTTGTTGAAATGTTGCAG GATTCTGGTTACCCATGCTTCAAAGGTGGCCCTCGAGCAATACAAAATTTAAGAAAACGGTTCCACTTAAGTTTGACAGAAGAG CAATGTGTGTCATTGGTGCTTTCCCTGATCAGCAGCAGTTTAGATGCATGGCGAACAAGGCAGTATGATTATTATCAGAGGGTTTTGAATGGAATATTGTGA
- the LOC107897730 gene encoding phosphatidylinositol 4-kinase beta 1 isoform X2 — MVRLLGLSRGESDESPREITTSRTPLTSESGENGWLIRFFDSAFFCEWIAVSYLYKHDHAGVRDYLCNRMYTLPLSGIESYLFQICYMMVHKPSPSLDKFVIDMCSKSLKMAMKVHWFLLAELEDSDDNEGLSRIQEKCQIAATLMGEWPPLVRPPNAGSSPGSKNQVLNRFLSSKQLFLSLTSSPSTQRSLSSPSSGNHLQEDGGNQLSPEENKIFKKFIPGPKVRDAFLFRKLAEKDEEENEKDGFFKRILRDSRGGEDEDLTSSSDGFFKRLLKDSKGEEEEMTSSSEGFFKKLFRDSKSDSDDKMVSKPAEDDEKEGFFKKLFKDKFEDKKDVNDRIDDVHMVNSAEKASKSGEDDEKEGFFRKLFKDKSEDKKDGNDKNDDGEEEDSSDFSLFRRLFRVHPEENKTSTANEGSNSDSLFESSPGTENFFRKLFRDRDRSIEDSELLNAKKHKEKHPGSPKQQNDRSNSKPPLPNSSVSQFRKGAYHDSLYFVQSLCDTSYGLVDVFPIEDRKTALCESLAEINLHLAEAQNNGGVCFPMGKGMYRVVHIPEDEAVLLNSREKAPYLICVEVLKCELQSTKDTSNAQKLSRGGIPLANGDALLQKPPPWAYPLWTAQEVYRNSSDRMSSSTAQAIDQAMTHKSDAKVKFVNVSFSVEKLTISQLGSIDAPDPQCSMHRCNLSAVSVQGGQVLTQKLKDVPASDMEWVRVVLTADPRLRMEDIEGQGRPRRKEHRRVPSTVAIEEVKAAAAKGEAPPGLPLKGAGQDSSDAQPRANGGVPKAGDALSGELWEVKKERIRKASIYGKLPGWDLRSVIVKSGDDCRQEHLAVQLISHFYDIFQEAGLPLWLRPYEVLVTSSYTALIETIPDTASLHSIKSRYPNLSSLREFFAAKYQENSPSFKLAQVKDRHNGNLLLDEEGHLIHIDFGFMLSNSPGGVNFESAPFKLTRELLEVMDSDAEGVPSEFFDYFKVLCIQGFLTCRKHAECIILLVEMLQDSGYPCFKGGPRAIQNLRKRFHLSLTEEQCVSLVLSLISSSLDAWRTRQYDYYQRVLNGIL, encoded by the exons ATGGTGAGACTTCTAGGACTAAGTCGAGGAGAATCGGATGAGTCACCTCGTGAAATCACCACCTCCAGGACTCCTTTAACAAGCGAGTCAGGTGAAAATGGGTGGCTTATCAGATTCTTTGACTCGGCGTTTTTCTGTGAGTGGATCGCCGTCAGCTATCTTTACAAGCATGATCATGCCGGGGTACGAGATTATCTGTGTAACAGGATGTACACGCTACCATTATCTGGAATCGAAAGCTATCTGTTCCAGATTTGTTACATGATGGTGCATAAGCCAAGCCCTTCATTGGATAAGTTCGTTATTGATATGTGctcaaaatcactaaaaatggcaATGAAGGTGCATTGGTTTTTGTTGGCTGAGTTAGAGGATTCAGATGATAATGAAGGGCTtagtaggattcaagaaaagtgTCAAATTGCTGCTACTTTGATGGGTGAGTGGCCTCCCCTTGTGCGGCCACCCAATGCAGGGTCAAGTCCGGGGAGTAAAAATCAAGTATTGAATCGGTTCCTATCCTCGAAACAGCTGTTTTTGTCATTGACTTCTTCACCTTCTACACAGAGATCATTGTCCTCCCCATCTTCAGGGAACCATTTGCAGGAAGATGGTGGCAATCAGTTGTCTCCAGAGGAGAATaagatttttaaaaagtttattcCAGGTCCTAAAGTCAGAGATGCCTTTTTGTTTAGGAAGTTAGCTGAGAAAGATGAAGAGGAGAACGAAAAGGATGGATTTTTCAAGAGGATTTTGAGGGACAGCAGAGGGGGAGAGGATGAGGATTTGACATCAAGCTCAGatgggttctttaagaggcttttAAAGGATAGTAAAGGAGAGGAGGAAGAAATGACTTCTAGTTCGGAAGGGTTTTTTAAGAAATTGTTTCGAGACAGTAAGAGTGATTCTGATGATAAAATGGTTTCTAAGCCTGCAGAAGATGATGAGAAAGAGGGGTTTTTTAAGAAgttatttaaagataaatttgaggATAAGAAAGATGTTAATGATAGAATTGATGATGTACATATGGTGAACTCGGCAGAAAAAGCTTCAAAATCAGgtgaagatgatgaaaaagagGGTTTTTTCAGGAAACTTTTTAAGGATAAATCTGAGGACAAGAAAGATGGGAATGATAAGAATGATGATGGTGAGGAAGAAGATTCTTCAGATTTCTCACTGTTCCGAAGACTGTTCCGAGTGCATCCTGAAGAGAATAAAACTAGTACAGCCAATGAAGGCAGCAACAGTGACAGTTTGTTTGAGAGCAGTCCAGGGACTGAGAACTTCTTCCGCAAGCTTTTTAGGGATCGGGATCGTTCAATTGAAGATTCAGAGCTGTTAAATGCAAAGAAGCACAAAGAG AAGCATCCTGGTTCACCTAAGCAACAGAATGATAGATCGAATTCCAAACCCCCACTTCCAAATAGTTCTGTATCTCAATTCCGAAAAGGGGCTTATCATGATTCATTGTATTTTGTACAGTCATTATGTGACACATCATATGGCTTGGTGGATGTTTTTCCAATTGAAGATCGTAAAACTGCTCTTTGTGAG TCGCTTGCAGAGATTAATTTACATCTAGCTGAGGCCCAAAACAATGGAG GAGTTTGCTTTCCAATGGGAAAAGGGATGTATCGTGTGGTTCATATTCCTGAAGATGAAGCTGTTCTTTTGAATTCTAGGGAAAAAGCACCTTACCTGATCTGCGTTGAAGTTTTGAAATGTGAATTGcagag TACAAAGGATACATCTAATGCTCAGAAACTTTCTAGAGGAGGAATCCCTCTAGCGAATGGTGATGCGTTACTCCAAAAGCCGCCTCCATGGGCTTATCCTTTATGGACTGCTCAAGAGGTGTACCGAAATAGTAGTGATAGGATGTCAAGTTCCACTGCACAAGCCATTGACCAAGCAATGACACATAAGTCTGATGCAAAAGTGAAATTTGTCAATGTGAGTTTCTCTGTAGAAAAGCTAACAATCAGCCAGTTGGGGAGTATTGATGCACCTGATCCACAGTGTAGCATGCATCGTTGCAATTTGAGTGCTGTTTCGGTTCAAGGTGGACAAGTTTTAACTCAAAAACTAAAAGATGTGCCTGCTAGTGATATGGAGTGGGTAAGGGTGGTGCTGACAGCGGATCCTCGGCTCCGAATGGAAGACATTGAGGGACAAGGACGACCCCGTCGAAAGGAACACCGTCGTGTTCCAAGTACAGTTGCCATAGAGGAAGTAAAG GCAGCTGCTGCAAAGGGAGAAGCTCCTCCTGGACTCCCTTTGAAAGGGGCTGGTCAGGATTCATCAGATGCACAACCAAGG GCCAATGGGGGTGTGCCTAAAGCTGGCGATGCATTATCTGGTGAACTTTGGGAGGTGAAGAAGGAGAGAATACGGAAAGCTTCAATATATGGAAAGTTACCTGGTTGGGACCTACGTTCT GTTATTGTGAAGAGTGGGGATGATTGTAGGCAAGAGCACCTTGCTGTGCAGCTTATCTCTCATTTTTATG ATATATTTCAAGAAGCTGGTCTTCCGCTGTGGTTGCGAccttatgaagttttagttacaTCTTCTTACACAGCTCTTATTGAAACAATTCCAGATACG GCCTCTCTTCATTCTATCAAAAGCAGATATCCCAATTTATCTAGCTTACGTGAATTCTTTGCTGCTAAGTATCAGGAAAATTCTCCAAGTTTTAAATTGGCACAG GTGAAAGATAGGCATAATGGAAATCTGCTACTGGATGAAGAAGGTCACTTGATCCATATAGATTTTGGCTTCATGCTCTCCAATTCACCTGGGGGTGTAAATTTTGAGAGTGCACCATTCAAATTAACCCGTGAGCTTCTTGAG GTCATGGATTCTGATGCTGAGGGAGTGCCAAGTGAATTTTTTGACTACTTTAAG GTATTGTGCATCCAAGGCTTCCTGACCTGCCGTAAGCATGCAGAGTGCATAATTCTTCTTGTTGAAATGTTGCAG GATTCTGGTTACCCATGCTTCAAAGGTGGCCCTCGAGCAATACAAAATTTAAGAAAACGGTTCCACTTAAGTTTGACAGAAGAG CAATGTGTGTCATTGGTGCTTTCCCTGATCAGCAGCAGTTTAGATGCATGGCGAACAAGGCAGTATGATTATTATCAGAGGGTTTTGAATGGAATATTGTGA